A portion of the Phycodurus eques isolate BA_2022a chromosome 3, UOR_Pequ_1.1, whole genome shotgun sequence genome contains these proteins:
- the LOC133400300 gene encoding gastrula zinc finger protein XlCGF8.2DB-like has protein sequence MKELLRSRTDCKGDKKHLKCSEKDLTYVGAHTNEDNFICSVCGESFTEADRIRHMKTHSRDKVFGCSVCGETFAEKVALIVHKVTHTAENPFTCSVCGKVYLIKDYLNKHMRTHTGEKPHSCSVCGERFAHKATLLAHTATHTGEKPFTCSDCDKNFSYKSDLTKHMRTHTGEKPFSCSVCGEKFARKVSLIAHTATHTGEKPFTCSICGETLSYRHSLNAHMRMHTGEKPFTCSVCSESFARKENMVAHMRRHTGEKPFTCSVCGKNFSHKSAMSRHRKAHADEKPFTCSFCDESFLKRSSLTAHMRKHNGE, from the coding sequence ATGAAAGAACTTTTGAGGAGCAGGACAGACTGCAAAGGTGACAAGAAACACTTGAAATGCTCTGAAAAAGACTTAACGTATGTGGGAgcacacacaaatgaagacAATTTTATTTGCTCCGTTTGTGGCGAAAGCTTTACCGAGGCAGATAGGATTAggcacatgaaaacacacagcAGAGATAAAGTTTTTGGCTGTTCCGTTTGCGGTGAAACATTTGCAGAAAAGGTCGCTTTGATCGTACACAAAGTAACGCACACGGCAGAAAATCCTTTCACTTGCTCAGTTTGCGGCAAGGTATATTTGATCAAAGACTATTTGAATAAACATATGAGAACGCATACAGGAGAAAAACCTCacagttgctcagtttgtggtgaaaggtttGCTCACAAGGCCACTTTGCTAGCGCACACAGcgacacacacaggagaaaaacctttcactTGCTCAGATTGTGATAAAAACTTTTCGTATAAGTCCGATTTGACTAagcacatgagaacacacacaggggaaaaaccctttagttgctcGGTTTGTGGCGAGAAATTTGCTCGCAAGGTCTCTTTAATTGCGCACACAGCCacgcacacgggagaaaaacctttcactTGCTCAATTTGTGGTGAAACTCTCTCGTATCGCCACAGTTTGAACGCACACATGCGGAtgcacacgggagaaaaaccatTTACTTGCTCAGTTTGCAGTGAAAGTTTTGCTCGAAAAGAAAATATGGTTGCACACATGAGAagacacacgggagaaaaaccttttactTGTTCGGTTTGTGGGAAAAACTTTTCTCACAAGTCCGCCATGAGTAGACACAGGAAGGCACATGCGGATGAAAAACCTTTCACTTGCTCATTTTGCGATGAGAGCTTTTTAAAGAGGTCCAGTTTGACGGCACACATGCGTAAACATAACGGAGAATAA
- the LOC133400298 gene encoding oocyte zinc finger protein XlCOF6.1-like, whose product MSSSEEQLCGARQQDDIFLAPAALLYTEDNQRLTGRREELPPRLEAGSSDLERKRPQPPRGKEEEPQHQHIKEEEEEFDVSELPLNVVVVKSEDEEDETSEWSQPHHLSPRGGPPPADNLSAPLSHSQETEEPLTSEAHFGGDDKRLKCSEKETTHVRPHTQKDDFICSVCGKSFTKAYRIRHMRTHTREKTFSCSVCGETFAEKVSLIVHKVTHTVENPFTCSVCGKVYLIKDHLNKHMRTHTGEKPFTCSICGRQFAHKPTLIAHTATHTGEKPFTCSVCGESLSYKHSLNAHMRTHTGEKPFSCSVCGKAFPQKQNMIKHMRTHTGEKPFCCSICGDAFAQSFSLSVHMQKHTGEKPFSCSVCGKIFSQSINMVAHMRTHTGEKPFGCTVCNKMFSQRAHLVGHMRTHTGEKPFTCSLCDKSYFKKCSLTIHMRKHNTE is encoded by the exons ATGTCGTCTTCCGAAGAGCAACTTTGTGGAGCTCGACAACAGGACGACATTTTCTTGGCTCCGGCTGCGTTGTTGTACACGGAAG ACAACCAGAGGCTGACTGGTCGCCGAGAGGAACTTCCCCCCCGGCTGGAAGCAGGGAGCTCCGATTTGGAGCGGAAGCGTCCACAGCCACCCCGCGGTAAAGAGGAGGAGCCCCAGCACcaacacatcaaagaggaagaggaggagtttGACGTCAGCGAGTTGCCACTGAACGTCGTCGTTGTGAAGAGCGAAGATGAAGAAGACGAAACATCCGAGTGGTCACAGCCTCACCATCTCAGTCCAAGGGGAGGACCACCACCAGCAGACAACCTGTCAGCTCCACTGTCACATAGCCAAGAGACAGAAGAACCTTTGACGAGCGAGGCACACTTCGGAGGTGACGACAAACGCTTGAAATGCTCTGAAAAGGAGACAACTCACGTGAGACCTCACACACAGAAAGACGATTTtatttgctcagtttgtggtaaaagcttTACCAAGGCGTACAGGATTCGACACATGAGGACCCACACGAGAGAAAAAACGTTTAGTTGTTCAGTTTGTGGCGAAACATTTGCAGAAAAGGTCTCTTTAATTGTACACAAAGTAACACACACGGTTGAAAATCCTTTcacttgctcagtttgtggcaaaGTGTATTTGATAAAAGACCATTTGAACAAgcacatgagaacgcacacgggagaaaaGCCTTTCACTTGCTCCATTTGTGGTAGACAGTTTGCTCACAAGCCCACTTTGATTGCACACACAGCGACACATACGGGGGAAAAACCTTTCACATGCTCGGTTTGTGGCGAAAGCCTTTCTTATAAGCACAGTTTGAATGCGCACATGCGgacgcacacgggagaaaaaccctttagctgctcagtttgcggtaaagCATTCCCTCAAAAGCAAAACATGATCAaacacatgagaacgcacacgggagaaaaacctttttgttGCTCAATTTGTGGCGATGCATTTGCTCAAAGCTTCTCTTTGAGCGTAcacatgcaaaaacacacaggagaaaaacccttcagttgctcagtttgcggtaaaaTATTCTCTCAAAGCATAAACATGGTAGCTCACATGCGGACACAtacgggagaaaaaccttttggttGCACAGTGTGCAATAAAATGTTCTCTCAAAGGGCACACTTGGTCggacacatgagaacacacacaggagaaaaacctttcactTGCTCACTTTGTGATAAAAGCTATTTCAAGAAGTGCAGTTTAACCATACACATGCGGAAACACAACacagaataa
- the LOC133400289 gene encoding uncharacterized protein LOC133400289 isoform X2, which yields MLKALVRKRLIAAADEIFGLFERTIASYEEQLCRAREENEGQRRQLQEVCSKTRIEDTVRDLKAAQDLSKRYANEKETLNMASALDPWFKCLPFLSDEEAAHFYSRLTDAVVAEMQQHSNVVCAEDDALLPVDSSAFL from the exons atgttgaAAGCGTTGGTAAGGAAGCGACTAATTGCGGCCGCCGACGAAATCTTCGGACTGTTTGAGAGAACGATCGCGTCGTACGAGGAGCAACTTTGTCGGGCGAGGGAGGAGAACGAAGGACAACGACGACAACTGCAAGAGGTTTGCTCGAAGACTCGAATCGAAG ATACCGTTAGGGACCTCAAGGCAGCACAAGATCTGTCGAAAAGATATGCCAATGAAAAGGAGACCCTGAACATGGCATCTGCATTGGACCCATGGTTCAAGTGTCTACCCTTTCTGTCTGATGAAGAGGCTGCCCACTTCTACTCCAGACTGACTGATGCTGTGGTAGCAGAAATGCAACAGCACAGT AATGTAGTGTGTGCAGAGGATGATGCACTGTTGCCCGTCGATTCCTCTGCCTTCCTCTGA
- the LOC133400297 gene encoding gastrula zinc finger protein XlCGF57.1-like, protein MSSPDEQLCGARQQDDIFLAPAALLYTEDNQRLTGRREELPPRLEAGSSDLERKRPQPPRGKEEEPQHQHIKEEEEEFDVSELPLNVVVVKSEDEEDETSEWSQPHHLSPRGGPPPPADNLSAPLSHSQETEEPLTSEAHFGDGREEPPPQLPAGSSSLRPQPPYTKEEAEDPELVHVKEEGEEVDVSTLPLNVVVVKSEYEEDKTPEWLQVHHHCPRGGPPPADNLSAPLPHRQDMKELLRSSTDCKGDKKRLKCSIGGESFTEAGKIMRIKTHSSDKGFGCSVCGETFAEKVALIVHKVTHTAENPFTCSVCAKVYLIKDYLNKHMRTHTGEKPHSCSVCGERFAHKATLIAHTATHTGEKPLTCSVCDKNFSYKSDLNKHMRTHTGEKPFTCSVCDKRFSHKSDLTKHMRTHTGEKPFSCSVCGEKFVRKVSLIAHTATHTGEKPFTCSICGETLSYRHSLNAHMRMHTGEKPFTCSVCSESFARKENMVAHMRRHTGEKPFTCSVCGKNFSHKSAMSRHRKAHADEKPFTCSFCDESFLKRSSLTAHMRKHNGE, encoded by the exons ATGTCGTCTCCCGACGAGCAACTTTGTGGAGCTCGACAACAGGACGACATTTTCTTGGCTCCGGCTGCGTTGTTGTACACGGAAG ACAACCAGAGGCTGACTGGTCGCCGAGAGGAACTTCCCCCCCGGCTGGAAGCAGGGAGCTCCGATTTGGAGCGGAAGCGTCCACAGCCACCCCGCGGTAAAGAGGAGGAGCCCCAGCACcaacacatcaaagaggaagaggaggagtttGACGTCAGCGAGTTGCCACTGAACGTCGTCGTTGTGAAGAGCGAAGATGAAGAAGACGAAACATCCGAGTGGTCACAGCCTCACCATCTCAGTCCAAGGGgaggaccaccaccaccagcagaCAACCTGTCAGCTCCACTGTCACATAGCCAAGAGACAGAAGAACCTTTGACGAGCGAGGCACACTTCGGAG ATGGCCGAGAGGAACCTCCCCCTCAGCTGCCGGCGGGGAGCTCCAGTTTACGTCCGCAGCCCCCTTACACCAAAGAGGAAGCAGAGGATCCGGAGCTTGTCCACGTTAAAGAGGAAGGGGAGGAGGTTGACGTCAGCACGTTGCCACTGAACGTCGTCGTCGTGAAGAGCGaatatgaagaagacaaaacaCCCGAGTGGTTACAGGTTCACCATCACTGTCCAAGGGGAGGACCACCACCAGCAGACAACCTGTCAGCTCCACTGCCACATCGCCAAGACATGAAAGAACTTTTGAGGAGCAGCACAGACTGCAAAGGTGACAAGAAACGCTTGAAATGCTCTATTGGTGGCGAAAGCTTTACCGAGGCAGGTAAGATTATGcgcataaaaacacacagcagcGATAAAGgttttggctgttctgtttgcGGGGAAACATTTGCAGAAAAGGTCGCTTTGATCGTACACAAAGTAACGCACACGGCAGAAAATCCTTTCACTTGCTCAGTTTGCGCCAAGGTATATTTGATCAAAGACTATTTGAATAAACACATGAGAACGCATACAGGAGAAAAACCTCacagttgctcagtttgtggtgaaaggtttGCTCACAAGGCCACTTTGATAGCGCACACAGcgacacacacaggagaaaaacctttgACTTGCTCTGTTTGTGATAAAAACTTTTCTTATAAGTCCGATTTGAATAagcacatgagaacacacacaggagaaaaacctttcactTGCTCTGTTTGTGATAAAAGGTTTTCTCATAAGTCCGATTTGACTAAGCACATGaggacacacacaggagaaaaaccctttagttgctcagtttgtggtgaaAAATTTGTTCGCAAGGTCTCTTTAATTGCGCACACAGCCacgcacacgggagaaaaacctttcactTGCTCAATTTGTGGCGAAACTCTCTCATATCGCCACAGTTTGAACGCACACATGCGGAtgcacacgggagaaaaaccatTTACTTGCTCAGTTTGCAGTGAAAGTTTTGCTCGAAAAGAAAATATGGTTGCACACATGAGAagacacacgggagaaaaaccttttactTGTTCGGTTTGTGGGAAAAACTTTTCTCACAAGTCCGCCATGAGTAGACACAGGAAGGCACATGCGGATGAAAAACCTTTCACTTGCTCATTTTGCGATGAGAGCTTTTTGAAGAGGTCCAGTTTGACGGCACACATGCGTAAACATAACGGAGAATAA